TTTGGGCACAAAAGttaggaaatatgtataaagtgtggaaaagaaaaagaaaagtgggtgaagtggtgtgacCCATTGGTTTTTAATACTATACAAGAGAGATAGTGTAATAAAagtagggtttgtctagtgtgtgcttatgggcacatgttaagcgcggaatttgatatgtttgaggggttttgattggtgtggttgttgcatttgcagggggatccaccattattaagaaatgagagccaatcaaaatctctgaATCTTgtaaaattccgcgcttagcatgtgctcatgggcacacactagaaaaaccgataaaaGTAATATGAAAAGTAAGAAAAAGTAAGAAAGTGGTGGGAcgcattaactattttaggaaaattTTGTAACGTAAAGAAATAAATGAGGCGTCCAAAAGAGGAACTGTAAAGGTGTTTTCGGGGAGCCATTCATTTCATTCTTCAGTTTATACTAATTCACAGTTTTTACTGCatcttaaacatataaataaattgagTCACGTAAACAGTCCCGGAACTCGTTCATACTCTGTTGTCGTAAAAAATTTCCCCTAGATAATGTACACCGACTTTCAAAAAGATAAAAGAAGTTGCATACTATTATTGAGTGTTTTACTAATCTGGCAATATGCTCAAATGATATTAcatgaaatatttattatgcACGGATATTTTGTaccatacatatatttttttgattcaTTTTGCAGTGAACTtaaaaaagtaataattttacttattttagATGTTTTAAACTCCCCTTATCAAAACTGagcttagttttttttttgataaatgtgttaatttagtaataaaaaaccatacggcatctacatacaTGGTCACGATGAACAAACACAACATAGACAAACAATAACTGATTAATCCATTATTCTTCAAGAAAAAATCACACGATTTGTTGAATatgatatatacacatgttTAGTCACGTTCCATCATAATCACTGAGAATGTAATCCCTAACAACTTTTATTACTAAACCAAGCAACATAGTCACACAAACGGTGTGAACATAACAAAACCCACACAAACAGTGAGataacaaaaaatcaaaaccaaacgTGACAAACTAGCACTCAAATGCGTAGATGAAATACTAGGCAAACCAAAGCAATCCTTATATCTGGGGAACAAACccacaaaaatatgataatcgGACCACTTTGGATAATAGAATCACCGAAAAGAACGAGAAATTTGTAACTCCATGAAATTGAGAACTAAAAAAAAGAAGGCCGAATTGGAAAATGCCTTAAATCTTTAGATCCGGAAAAAGCAAACTAATGTCAAACTTAAGAGAAAAATACACTAATCTTAATTCTTAACTAACAAGGAAGATTTTTGGGGAAATTAAAACCTTAAAAcaagttttattgaaaaaagaaaacaaaaatgaaataaaaaaaatttgggacTTTCCACTGGTAGAGATCCGTTGAAAATCTGGGCGGCTGCTTGAGTTTGGTTTTATTAGTCATAGAAATTTAAAAGTAGTCTGATTGATAAATAGATATATTgtctatcaagattacaaatTAACCTGttagataaattttatatatattattattgtccAATAATAATCTAAAAAATAATGTTAGTGATTCAAATTGCATAATTAAAAACTTTACTATTATAGTTTTTAAAACTATTGATATCATGGAGATATTTTAATAGAGCCTAGAGCCTGTTTGTGGTAGCTTTAAGCTGGGGCTTAAAACAGTTTCcaactttaagctgaaaaatgtctgtttatgtaataaatcagaagtcggcttaaaaacttaaaaccagaagttagtttgaggtacctttttcagtgacttaatttttttgagctttttttttgataaaaattacacataagttataaattactcataaaacacttttatttttattattatatttttaataatccaTAAATcgttaataaatcaaaattattcaaacagacattttaaactcccaGATCAGATAagcataagtcacgttaagtcataagtcataaacCAAGCCAAACGCCTCCTAGTCTGCGGATTACGCTTTTGTTTCGTTGGTGAAGTCAATTGCTTCAGAGCAATTTGATTCTCAGAATGCccaaaataaagaaattaaacCATGCAGTATGTCTGTATGTGCATgatttatttcatatatatgtTCTCTAAAGCTGTCGACATAACATTTTAAATATGTAACCAACACTTAATTACAAATGCGAACTAACAGAATTCTAGAGTAGAAgactatttttcttttaaaatataaatacatgcaACCTCTAGTATCTAAGTTGACATTTGGTCTCAAATGATGTTCTTCAAGTTCTGCCACTTGAGAATGCTGAACAATGGCTTCTCTGGAACAGGTATGTACTTCACCACAAAGCCAATAGGCCAAGACAGAACAGCAATACCAACACATGCTCCCCATTGTCCCCAATTCAACCTTTCTGTATCTGCAAACTTCTTCAAAAATTCTACCATCACAACTTGAAGAATTATAGTAACTCCTATAATTCCAAGAAACAGCTTGTTTTTATGAATCCCTTCGAAGACATTTTTCTTTTCCAGCTTCCTCGCGTTGAACTCATTGAAAACCTGGCAAAGAACGAAAGTATTGAAGATCAGAGTATCTTTTAACTTCTCATCGACATTGAAGATGGCTTCTCCTCTAAACTGTAATGTCAAGAGCACTACAATCTGATAGAGGGCTTGAGCTATGAGGTTCCTCCACATAATGTTTGATATAAGTGGCTCTGTACGCCCCACGGGCCGTTTGTCCATGAGCTCTGCGGTTGGCTGCTCAGTGGCAAGGGCAAGAGCGCCAAGCGTGTCCATAATGAGGTTCACCCAAAGTAGCTGGACTGCTGTTAAGGGTACTTCTCCAGCTGATATGGCTGCCACAAAGTTGATCACAAGAGCTGCCACATTGACTGTCAGCTGGAATTGAATGAATTTCTGGATGTTGTTGTAAACACATCTTCCCCATTTGAGTACAGTGGCCACAGATGCAAAATTATCATCCAATATAACAATGTCTGAGCTCTCTTTGGCAACTTCAGTTCCCTGGATCCCCATTGAGAGTCCAATATCCGCCTCCTTTAGTGCAGGTGCATCATTAGTCCCATCACCTGTCACCGCAACAACATGCCCTTTCTGCTTGAGGCATTGTACCATGAGAAGCTTGTCGAAAGGAGATGATCTTGCCATCACACAGATTTTATCAACTTTCTCCATTCGCTCCTCTGGGGTGTAGTTCCTGAATTCCACACCCTCAACCACTGCTCCATCCATGTCCTGGTCAATCCTTAGTATCCCACACTCGGTAGCTATTGCTTTTGCAGTGAAAATATTGTCTCCGGTGATCATCTTTACTTTCACTCCAGCATGTTGACAATCTTGGACAGCTTTCCTCACACCAGGCCGGCATGGATCCTTTATGCCAACTATACCCAATAGTGTCAAGCTGTTGTCTTTTAATTTTGCCTTCTCGTCATCAAATTCATGTTCAGACACCTGTTTATGAGCAAATGCAATGCACCGGAGACTACTTGCAGCCATACCTTGAACAAGCTGATTTAATTTCTCCCTTTCAGTATCATCCAAAGCATTCATGTTTCCAAGTGAGTCATAATAGTGAGAGCACATCGCGATTATCATCTCTGCAGCTCCTTTCCAGTGAACATGCATACTGTTgtctccatttttcttcatCAGGATTCCACTTCTCTTTTTCTCTGAATTGAATGCTTCTACATTCAGAAGTTTAGAACTCCTCTTCAGTTCATCCATGTCCATATTTAACTCCAAGACAGCCCAAGAAAGAATGGCCTTTTCAGTAGGACTGCCTGAAAATTCCAGTTCAGACCCTGAATCAGGCTTGTAAACACTGCCagttgtgtttaaaccaactGCCTGGTGGAAGAGTTCAATAATACTAGAAGCTATTGAAGCAAAATTTCTTTCTTCCACTGTTTCATGTCCAAGACAAAACTTTGTCACCTTCATCTTGTTCATTGTGAGAGTACCCGTTTTGTCTGTACAGATGGTTGTGGCAGAGCCCATAGTCTCACAAGCAGAAAGCTTTCTCACCATAGCCTGATCTGCCATCATTCTTTTCATTGAGTAAGCAAGTGTAAGAGTGACTGCCAATGGCAATCCCTCAGGAATCGCGACAACCACAATTGTAACTGCAGCCGCAATAATTCCTACCACACCATTAATTATATCATCAACTTTAGTCTTGCTTCCAGTGTACTCAGTCTTTCCATCCTCATCCTTGGTATTTCCTGTGAAAAACCTCACCAACAAGACGACAAGTACTAGAAACGCGACTGCCAGACCAATCTTACCTATTGATGAGGTTAGTTTGTTGAGACGAACCTGAAGAGGcgtttcttcaccagaatcttGACTGATTGAACTCATCATCTCGCCCCATGTCGTGTTCATACCAACAGAAATGACCAGAAACTTGGCATATCCATCTGCAACTTTTGTGCCAGAAAACAAAAATGGATTCTTTTCATGATCAACTTCTACATAATCACTTTCTCCAGTCATACTTGATTCATCAATCTGTAATGAATGACCCTCCAAGAACAATCCATCAGCAGGCACTTGATCACCAATTTTCAAGCAAACAACATCTCCAACAACAATCTCGAAAACAGAAATATGCTGACGCTTTCTGTTTCTCACAACCTCCACCTGAATATTGTTACTCACCTTAGATAACTTATCAAATTGCCTGCCCTGCCTGAAATTACTAATTGCTGAGACAGAAATCACAAGAAAGACCGCGACGAATATACTTCCACCATCATACCATCCTTCTTTAGGCCCATCCTCTTTCATACCAAAACCAAGCGAAAGGCCAGCACAAACAAGCAGAATGAGAATGGTGGGATCTTTGAATGCCTCCATCACAAAGCTAAAGAAGCCCTTTGTAGGCGGCCTACGATACGTGTTCATCCCAAAGGCCTCCTGGCGCCGCGAAACATCACCAGCATCTGCGTGTATGCCATGCTCAGCATTAGTCTTGAGAGCAGACACCAGACCTTCCACACCCCCGAGCTTCACCAGCTGGTCTAAACTTTTGTCCTTAACGAGCCGTGTCAGGCTCGAATTTTCGACATCTGGAAACAGATGGGGAGCAAGAGCAACATCAATAATGCAATTCTCAGGCACAACTTTCTTGTAGGTATTTGATGGTGGGTAGAAATGAGAGAATGCTCGGGAAGAATAGATGGTTGCAAAAGCCAGGTGCCATCTTTTTCTACTAATAGAGTCCATGCAACCAAGACTCAAATCAAGTATAGCAGACATGCAATTGATTTGTGTTTAGTGACAACTTAAACAATTTCAACAACAGAGTAGAATCACTTATTGGcagaactatattatattaaaacaagAGGCAAGATTTCTGGAATGAAAAACAAGGGAAAGAATGACAAGTGAATATATATTTCAGATCGATCGAAAATCCATTTATATAGAGTATAGCGAGAAGGTACTGATGGTTTCTTAGAAATCTCCGGATTTTTGAACGTGTAAagttgttaaatttttttttttagtaataAGATACTGAAGTGTTAATTACAAGTAAATACGGGAAAGGAGTTGTTCTTAAGGAAACAGAATTTAAGGTTGAAAGTCAAAGTTTCAGACACGTTGTCTTGTAGGATCTGATTCACTGTAATTCATGACACACGGATGCTTGCGTTGGCGGTATGGGCTTGCCGTGTATGGGCTTTACCGACGTGCCGCCGCATATTTAACGTGTGTTTGGGCTGGGCACTTGTTTCTCACCTGCAACTTTGTGGTAATTGCTGCTAAGTTTCCCTTTTCATATTGGAATCTacacaattatttaaatatgaattattaattatttaattatttaagatacagtattaaatatatctaaatattcTAGTGAAGTTTATAGATTCGTGTTCATATGAAAAGAATGGTTGTTTGATTGAATCGGAGAGATTTGcataaaatttcattatatctatggattaatatatgaattttaaaaatcatattaattaGAAATTTATGTATGTGCTATTAGCATATATAAtttcggtctttctaatgtgtgtccaagggcacacaataagcaccaactctcggaaaaatagttttatttgattggtggaattggtgtaaatgcaggggcgtcatcaacatttattatccatccaccaatcaaaaactaGTATTTTTATAgaagttagtgactattgtgtgccgaTAGGCACAACGTAGaaaattcaatataattttgataGTTTGTTAGGGACTGAGATTTCAAGGAAGCAGGCACAATTCACAAAGCTAAAATTTTGGTCGGATTCTAAAATTTGTTTACGGGCAAGAATATAGTACATGTAGTTTCCTTTGAGTTGATTGGCATTTACCTTTCATATAGTCatgttattatattatcttATTCCAAGCTTTTCTTGATAAACATTGTGTGGAATCATATTCCTCCCAAAATAAATATCACTTTGTCTGCATGTAATTTAAGGTGCACGAAAAACATTTTTCTgagaattcttttttttttaaataaaaatatagatgttaaacttttattcaaaaaaaaataaaattttaaaaatcatatataaaagtatgtttttttgcatctcaaatcacgtgaaaaaagtcaaagcaACACTTGTTTTGGGACAAGGGAGTAAATTATATGCTGAGTTTCAGAGCTGATGCTGTTAAATGATCTCAAAGATCATCAAGGATGTTATACACTCATAATTGTAGATTGGCTGatacatgaaataattaatttcggAAATTTAAAATCTAGTCACATttattaactaaaaaaatttaaatttacaaaaatatgaaaattgtaCATATATGATACTTTTTAGGTAAAAGTAAACTATAATCTAACATAACATGTACTCTCTCCGCAGGGCCGGTGATCAACCGGTCCAGTCAACACAACTGCACTTAGACCCAAAAAATTTTAAGGTCCCAGATTAATTCAGCAGGCCTAGTTATATGTAtcagataaaatataaatttatttagcagaaaaaaaaacacacacgcacacaaaaTAGAAAAACAGAATAGACACGCAGAatgtagttaaatttttatttagtgtactttttttttaataaaaagacCTCAAATATAAATTTAGCACAGGGCCTCTTTTTGATTGAGTCGGGTCTATCTCTCCGTCcgctgagttatatacattgagGGACGTGGACGCGCCACGAACTTTAATACTtccgtaaagtatagttctataatttattttgaagatttttcttttctgtataaaagtttgaatgttatattttattcagaaaagaaaattttaaaaataaattataaaactatgttttagAAGAGCATTGAAAAATGTCGAGcattgaaaaaaaacgtatagaattaaatgggaaagagggagtatatgatttCTTAAAAGGTTTTTAATCCGAAACCAATATTTTACTTCATATTTATTACAGGTGTTTAATTTATCCAAATATATTggcttttgttttcttttttccgGTCGCTGAACGAAGTTGACTTGGAGAAGACTTTTTTTCTTTTCGCAATTTAGGCGAAAAGACTCTCTTAAATGAGTTGGAATGTCACCGTAAAAGTGAGGAAAATTTCGATAATGCTGATAAGGCGAACCATCGAACAGAACAGACAAGTCAGGAGCCGCTGTAGTCTTTGACTCTTGTAAGAAGCTAAATCTATACTCCCTCggtcccaaattagatgacgtcccaaattagatgagctcgtggACTTCAGGCACGTAATTTAAAATCCATTTATCGCATAAttatattacttatttttaaaattttatttttgtgaataaaaatttaagtatgaaattttcgtttgcaaaagaaaaattaaaaaaataaatttaagaactAGACGGTCAATGTACCTTAAGTTAcatgcccaaagtcaactagctcatctaatttggaatggaccaacatgggtataatttgtagtcctactTTTTGTTcacattttttggtttggtactcacCTTTTGGGACTAAAAGTCTACATGTTGTTGAGTCTATTAGTCTTACATTGTttaacagtttcaaatactaaaaacactcattacaatgcattatcaaataatattttataaaaacagtttgaaatactaaaaacattcatgacaatatattataatataatattttataaaaaaaaattataatgatgttaaaatgaaaattataaatattcaattttgaatattttttttaataagaacCTTCATTTAACTCTTTCAAttctaacgtgttctatttcaatataaacgtgaaccattacataactttttctaactctaatatgttaagatatacgaaatatgaaaaatatgatttataattaattgaataataaattatcacatattaataacaaaacaatatttatatatagataataaattataaaaacaaaattttcgtgagaaaatataatcattttttaattaaaattcaatttattaatattaatatagtaataaaatgatgttaaaatttaaattataaattacgaattatatacccgcccgcacgggttaaaggctagtacaattagaaacaaaaattagagtccatttaaaatcttgaatttcatcaaactgtatatttatacataaaaaaaagttGAGCTTGGCTTTGATTTGAAATTCAGGAAACTTTCTGCACATAATTTATTGtgatttaagaaatattttcatttattatttttaaaattttcatttctatattaaaaattataattcatattttagttgaaatatatttataaatttagagttaagttccatgtaatccacatatttactgtagtaccgtagaccacgtatgttctgcaactatagaatggcataaaaacattgcaaaatgtatgaaacttgttattttgtgaaatacattctataaatatcactatttcatgaaaaatattgaaaatcatttatgttcgacaagtagaacacatatgttcagtaatatgtaaatatgttctgcaaacttaacatgttttgcagaataatgcgtttttcactatttaatttgtagaatgtttaggattgtcaaaatttttaataaaataatgatgtttatagaacatgatttgcaaaataacacattttgcaatgtttttatgccattctatagttacagaacatacgtggtctacggtactacagtaaatatgtgaaCTACATGAAACTTTGttctataaatttaatatatagaagtatcTTTTTTGATCTAATGCAAAAAATCAGACCAAACGGCTAAACAGAATTGACCAGAGACGTATCTAGGATTTGGAATTGATGGGggcaaaatttataaaattttaaactcatGGGAGAATGACCGATACTAATGTAATGGATAATTTATAGCTTTTAACAGGGTTGTAAATCTGAATCAAAAAATCATAGTCCAGCAAACTCAGACTCTATCAAAcgctcatcatcatcttcacaaATTCATCATAGTTGACTTGGCCATCTCCATCTAAATCAGCTTCACTAATCATCTGCTCCACTTCTTCCTCACTTAATTTTTCACCTAGATCAATCATCACGTGCCTCAGCTGCATAGgataagattttttttcagTAACTGTGTAAGATTTTGCAGAATCTTTCTAACATTTCTTAAATCTTAGCAACTTATAATTTAAAGTTATCTCAGTTAAAGTTCAGTGCATGAGAAACGAAAGGGattaattatgtataattataccATAATAAACTATGTGAAACAGCTGTTAATACACATGTAAAGGGTGCCATAATCTCACTACAGATCCATTACAGTTTGAATCCTTTAAAACAGAACACCATATAATTAATTAGCAGCCATGCATACAATGTGACTAAACAATTTAAGTATTTTGTTGTACAAAAGATAAGTAACTAAGTTTATCGAGTAAAATTACACTATCTACGTTATGTTAGAGGAAAATTATTCCccttattactttatcgattaTTACTTAATCAAAGTTGAACTGTATTCCATACGAACATCTTTATAGCTTTGGACAGGAAGAATTAAATTTTACCTCAGAAGCTGATATGAAACCATTTTGATCCTTGTCAAACACTTTGAAAGCTTCTTTTAGTTCCTCTTCTACATCAATTTCCTGATCAAAATAAGCAGTGGAAATATATGTCATAAGATCAGAGAGATACAGTTTATGCTAAATTTTACTACAAATTTATGCTTGTATATTTGAAACTGACACAATTTATGTGTTACTGTTTACTCCCCCGTCCcgaattagatgagctcgttgactttgagcacacaatttaaggtctattgaccgcatagcttacattatttatttttgaaattttatttttgcaaataaaatttgaaatatgaaattttcatttacaaaagaaataataaatttcggAACTAGACGTTCAATGCACCTTCgaaagtcaactagctcatcgAATTTGGGATGTAAggactagctcatctaattttgGATGTAGGGAGTATTTCAGTATGTACCTTTATTTTGTTGGACATAAGGTTAAAGAACTCGACGAATTCGATAGTGCCATTACCATCAGCATCAACTTCAGTAATGATGTCTTGAAGTTCTTCCTCAGATGGATTTTGATCTAGTGACCTTATCACCGTTGCTAGTTCTTCCACAGTTATGCAACCTGTTTTCGTTCCATCGGAACATTAGGATTAGTAACACATTCAGACTAAACTGAGTGAAGTACACATTTCATTATGACTAGAAGTAATAAATCTTTGAAATGCCAAGAGGAGAACTCAAATTGTTATGTGCATGCGAAGGTACTGTAAGTAAATAGAATTGAAGAAGATGCAAGTGAAAGTCTGAAAATGAAGTAAAGATAGGTACTAACCATCTCCATTTTTTTCCAAGAGACCAAAAGCTTCCTGAAACTCAACTATCTGTTCATCATTCAATATTTCTGCCATCTGTTTTCAGAACagcgaaaaaaataaaaattcagtgTGAGAGAGGGATAGGTGAGGAAATAAAAAAGCAAGTTGCTGGGGACTAAACCTTGATCGTCGGTTGCTTTATGTATTCTGGAGAGGCCTTGTGCTTccaattgttattatttattatattaattagtataTAAAAACAACGTCGAGTCAAATCAGGATCTCTTCAAGGCCGAAAAAGATAGGTTAATTTAAATCAAGTCATGACCTGTTCTGCATTTGCATTACAGATACATTTGGCGTGTTTTAATAGCGAGTTATCAGAGATTTAAATTTTGTTAACATCTTTTTCTTGACAGAATTTTCTTTAACAACTGATGTGATATTATGTTAAGCATGTTTCTCTTTTTAAATTTCACTAATTGATATTATCAATCTAGTGCATTGCAATAATGGATGGACTTGAGCTGCTAATTCAAGTGAGAAAGCAAGTTTTTATTTAGATTGTGCTGTGTACTTGCAACTGTAAACATATCTTAGAAATTTCATTCATTGAAAAATCGTTTAGGTTCCAGACAGCTTTGGTGCTGGTAAGCTCATGAATCTAATGTCCTCAATCAGCCTGTCTAAACTGCAACTTGAACTCCCACCTTCACTTACGCTCACTTTTGCCAGTTTTGCAGTCTCAGTAGCTGATTTCAGGAACTCATTCCTCCTCGATACCATAAGTTCCCTTACCATCTTCTCAACCATGACTCGATCCAAAACATCTTTCATGTCAAGTCCAATTTTCCAGACCATACTAGTGTACCTACTAACTACTTGTTGGTCTACATAGCATGGCCAACAGATCATTGGCACACCCGCAACG
This genomic window from Daucus carota subsp. sativus chromosome 7, DH1 v3.0, whole genome shotgun sequence contains:
- the LOC108193809 gene encoding calcium-transporting ATPase 12, plasma membrane-type yields the protein MSAILDLSLGCMDSISRKRWHLAFATIYSSRAFSHFYPPSNTYKKVVPENCIIDVALAPHLFPDVENSSLTRLVKDKSLDQLVKLGGVEGLVSALKTNAEHGIHADAGDVSRRQEAFGMNTYRRPPTKGFFSFVMEAFKDPTILILLVCAGLSLGFGMKEDGPKEGWYDGGSIFVAVFLVISVSAISNFRQGRQFDKLSKVSNNIQVEVVRNRKRQHISVFEIVVGDVVCLKIGDQVPADGLFLEGHSLQIDESSMTGESDYVEVDHEKNPFLFSGTKVADGYAKFLVISVGMNTTWGEMMSSISQDSGEETPLQVRLNKLTSSIGKIGLAVAFLVLVVLLVRFFTGNTKDEDGKTEYTGSKTKVDDIINGVVGIIAAAVTIVVVAIPEGLPLAVTLTLAYSMKRMMADQAMVRKLSACETMGSATTICTDKTGTLTMNKMKVTKFCLGHETVEERNFASIASSIIELFHQAVGLNTTGSVYKPDSGSELEFSGSPTEKAILSWAVLELNMDMDELKRSSKLLNVEAFNSEKKRSGILMKKNGDNSMHVHWKGAAEMIIAMCSHYYDSLGNMNALDDTEREKLNQLVQGMAASSLRCIAFAHKQVSEHEFDDEKAKLKDNSLTLLGIVGIKDPCRPGVRKAVQDCQHAGVKVKMITGDNIFTAKAIATECGILRIDQDMDGAVVEGVEFRNYTPEERMEKVDKICVMARSSPFDKLLMVQCLKQKGHVVAVTGDGTNDAPALKEADIGLSMGIQGTEVAKESSDIVILDDNFASVATVLKWGRCVYNNIQKFIQFQLTVNVAALVINFVAAISAGEVPLTAVQLLWVNLIMDTLGALALATEQPTAELMDKRPVGRTEPLISNIMWRNLIAQALYQIVVLLTLQFRGEAIFNVDEKLKDTLIFNTFVLCQVFNEFNARKLEKKNVFEGIHKNKLFLGIIGVTIILQVVMVEFLKKFADTERLNWGQWGACVGIAVLSWPIGFVVKYIPVPEKPLFSILKWQNLKNII
- the LOC108195267 gene encoding calmodulin-like protein 8: MAEILNDEQIVEFQEAFGLLEKNGDGCITVEELATVIRSLDQNPSEEELQDIITEVDADGNGTIEFVEFFNLMSNKIKEIDVEEELKEAFKVFDKDQNGFISASELRHVMIDLGEKLSEEEVEQMISEADLDGDGQVNYDEFVKMMMSV